A region from the Onthophagus taurus isolate NC chromosome 8, IU_Otau_3.0, whole genome shotgun sequence genome encodes:
- the LOC139431369 gene encoding uncharacterized protein: MQDLWIRKLDWDESLPNDLALKWTSFLNDIRTIPAIRVPRWLGIEQNVTSIELHGFADASNAAFGAVVYLRAFGDSDVRVSIISSKTKVAPLKTVTIPRLELCAAVLLVRLVRRVIRALDLQSVPVHLWSDSTVALSWICSHPGRWKDFIRNRIIENQDLSQAKWSYVPSQDNPADLASRGVPIRQLQGETLWWTGPSWLSLPSSYWPCIRPTISSEADRERRRSISVTHTASP, from the coding sequence ATGCAGGATCTATGGATCCGAAAGCTTGATTGGGACGAGTCGTTACCAAATGACTTAGCTCTAAAATGGACTTCTTTTCTAAACGATATTCGCACTATTCCAGCAATTCGAGTACCACGGTGGCTTGGAATAGAACAAAACGTTACGTCCATTGAACTACACGGTTTCGCGGATGCTTCTAATGCTGCTTTTGGGGCGGTCGTTTACCTTCGTGCGTTTGGGGATTCGGATGTTCGAGTTTCGATTATCTCTTCTAAAACGAAAGTGGCACCATTGAAAACCGTTACCATACCGCGGCTCGAATTGTGCGCGGCTGTGCTTCTTGTGCGGTTGGTGAGACGCGTGATCCGTGCTTTAGACTTACAAAGTGTCCCCGTTCATCTTTGGAGTGACTCCACAGTAGCACTTTCATGGATATGTAGTCATCCTGGCAGGTGGAAGGACTTCATCCGAAACAGAATAATCGAAAATCAGGACCTGTCTCAAGCTAAATGGTCTTACGTTCCAAGTCAGGATAACCCTGCCGATCTTGCATCACGAGGAGTCCCCATTCGTCAACTCCAAGGCGAAACACTATGGTGGACAGGACCTTCTTGGCTGTCTCTACCTTCATCATATTGGCCTTGCATTCGACCAACAATATCATCGGAGGCAGATCGCGAGCGACGACGTTCCATTTCAGTGACTCATACAGCATCTCCTTAG